The Entelurus aequoreus isolate RoL-2023_Sb linkage group LG03, RoL_Eaeq_v1.1, whole genome shotgun sequence genome contains the following window.
aaaaatgtggggggaaaatagaccattcatcggcagtgcgccttatatatggaaaaagatgaaaaatagaccattcatcggcggtatgccatataatccagtgcgctttatatatgaaaaaaaagaaaaaatagaccattcatcggcggtgcgccttatatatgaaaaagattgaaatatagaccattcatcagcggtgcgccttatatgtgaaaatagatgaaaaatagaccattcatcggcgatgCGCCCTATAATCAGATGCGTCCTATATgtgaaaaaaagattaaaaaatataccattcatcggcggttCGCCTTCTATATGACAAAGGATCAACAATagaccgctcatcggcagtgcgccttataatccggtgcgccttatatatgaaaagagTGAAAAattgaccattcatcggcggtgcgtcttataaaccggtgcgccttatttgggaaaaaagatgaaaaatagaccattcgccggcggtgcgccttatatatgaaaaaggatcacaaatagaccattcatcggcggtgcgccttttatatgaaaaaaggatgaaaaatagaccattcatcggcggtgtgccttataatccggtacaccttatatatgaaaacggattaaaaatagaccattcgccggcggtgcgccttatatatgaaaaaggatcacaaatagaccattcatcggcggtgcgccttttatatgaaaaaagatgaaaaatagaccattcatcggcggtgtgccttataatccggtgcgccttatatatgaaaatggattaaaaatagaccatttgtcggcggtgcaccttataatccggtgcgccttatatatgaaaaaagatgaaaaactAGACCATTAAtcgtcggtgcgccttataacccggtgcactttaaatatgaaaaaagatgaagaatagaccgttcatcggcggtgcgccttatatatggaaaaaatatatataatagacCGTTCatctgcggtgcgccttataatccggtgtgccttatatatgaaaaaagatgaaaactAGGCCTTTCATCatctgtgcgccttataatatggtgcgccttatatgtgaaaaaagatgaaaaatagaccattcattggcggtgcgccttataatccggtgcgccttatatatgaaaaaagatgaaaaatagaccattcatcggcggtgcgccttataatccggtgcgccttatatatgaaaaaagatgaaaaaatagaccattcatcggcggtgcgccttatatatgaaaaatagaccattcgttggcggtgcgccttataatccggtgcgttttatatattaaaaagatgaaaaatagaccattcatctgcggtgcgccttataacccggtgcgccttatatatgaaaaaagatgaaaactAGGTCTTTCAtcatcagtgcgccttataatatggtgcgccttatatgtgaaaaaagatgaaaaatagaccattcattggcggtgcgctttataatccggtgtgccttatatatgaaaaatgtgggggaaaaatagaccattcatctgcggtgcgccttatatatggaaaaagatgaaaaatagaccattcatcggcggtatgccttatatatgaaaaaaagaaaaaaaaaaaccattcatcgacggtgcgccttatatatggaaaagatTGAAATAtataccattcatcggcggttCGCCTTCTATATGACAAAGGATCAACAATAGAccgctcatcggcggtgcgccttataatccggtgcgccttatatatgaaaagagTGAAAAattgaccattcatcggcggtgcgtcttataaaccggtgcgccttatttgggaaaaaagatgaaaaatagaccattcgccggcggtgcgccttatatatgaaaaaggatcacaaatagaccattcatcggcggtgcgccttttatatgaaaaaaggatgaaaaatagaccattcatcggcggtgtgccttataatccggtacgccttatatatgaaaacggattaaaaatagaccattcgccggcggtgcgccttatatatgaaaaaggatcacaaatagaccattcatcggcggtgcgccttttatatgaaaaaagatgaaaaatagaccattcatcggcggtgtgccttataatccggtgcgccttatatatgaaaatggattaaaaatagaccatttgtcgcggtgcaccttataatccggtgcgccttatatatgaaaaaagatgaaaaactAGACCATTAAtcgtcggtgcgccttataacccggtgcactttaaatatgaaaaaagatgaagaatagaccgttcatcggccgtgcgccttatatatggaaaaaatatatataatagacCGTTCatctgcggtgcgccttataatccggtgtgccttatatatgaaaaaagattaaaactAGGCCTTTCAtcatcggtgcgccttataatatggtgcgccttatatgtgaaaaaagatgaaaaatagaccattcattggcggtgcgccttataatccggtgcgccttatatatgaaaaaagatgaaaaatagaccattcatcggcggtgcgccttataatccggtgcgccttatatatgaaaaaagatgaaaaaatagaccattcatcggcggtgcgccttatatatgaaaaatagaccattcgttggcggtgcgccttataatccggtgcgttttatatattaaaaagatgaaagatagaccattcatctgcggtgcgccttataacccggtgcgccttatatatgaaaaaagatgaaaactAGGTCTTTCAtcatcagtgcgccttataatatggtgcgccttatatgtgaaaaaagatgaaaaatagaccattcattggcggtgcgctttataatccggtgtgccttatatatgaaaaatgtggggggaaaatagaccattcatctgcggtgcgccttatatatggaaaaagatgaaaaatagaccattcatcggcggtatgccttatatatgaaaaaaagaaaaaaaatagaccattcatcgacggtgcgccttatatatgaaaaagattgaaatatagaccattcatcggcggtgcgccttatatgtgaaaatagatgaaaaatagaccattaatcggcggtgcgccttataatctggtgcgtttTATATATTGAAAAGATGaagaatagaccattcatcggcggtgcgccttataacccggtgcgccttatatatgaaaaaagatgaaaactAGGCCTTTTAtcatcggtgcgccttataatatggtgcgccttatatgtgaaaaaagatgaaaaatagaccattcattggcggtgcgccttataatccggtgcgccttatatatgaaaaatgtgGGGGGGGGAATAgactattcatcggcagtgcgccttatatatggaaaaagatgaaaaatagaccattcatcggcggtgcgccttataaactgatgcaccctatggtccggaaaatactgtaggtCTTTGTGTTGCATATCTAAGATGTTCCTTTCTCTGTATGTTTAAATGGACGTCCTGATCTTGCTGTCTGCAAAACAAGTTTACCTTCAGATACTTATAAAGTAACCTACCCTAATAAGACGGAAAAATCCCACAGCCTGAGCCGTGGTGTGCACGTCTTCACACGGACAACATTAGCATTTCACTGCGAGTGTCGCCGGTACCTGCTTGTTGGACAGGAAGTAGATGATGGGGTTGTACACGGGGCTGGTCTTGGCAAAGTACATGGGCATGGTCGCCACCAGCGGAGGGATGTGGAGCTGAGGAttgaccaccaccaccaccgacAAGGCGGTGTAAGGCAGCCAGCACATGAAGAAGGCCACCACCATAGTCAGGACCATGCTGGTGGCGTGGTCGTTCTCCTTCTGCAAGGAACGCCCCGACTGGAGCTCCACGCTCCTGTTCAGCTGGGATAAGAACAGCCGTTTAGGTCCGAGGTATGCGTGGATTTGCGTAGTGTGGGTGAGAGAACCTTTCTCATGGACGCCAGCACTCTGGAGTAGCAGTAGATGATGACGGCCACCGGGAACAGGAAGCACATGAGCGTGTAGAGGGTGAGGTAGCTGTAGTTGCTCCAGGACCTCTCCTCCCAGGACAGGGAGCAGGACGTCTGCACCCCCTCGGGGCCGTAGCCGCTCCATCCCAGCAGGGGCCCCACGGCCCAGAACAGGCAGAAGGCCCAGACGAAGAGGAGGCCCTTGATGCTCCTCCTCATCCCCAGCTTGAGGCTGGCGTCGGGCTTGCACACGGCGTTGTAGCGCTCGTACGCCAGCAGGGTCAGCGTGCACAGCGACACCAGACCTGGAGAGGGTAATGGTGTTCATTAACGACCTTCATTATTTATGATGttcagtcgcggtcaaaagttgagCATCCTACCGAGCAGAAGGGAAacgccactgtgtaggatgggaagcaacatgaatgtgttctgtttctttgacgtatcgtaatcaacagaaagatattgtcttgaccaaagaactacaaaagcggagaggaagcagggcctgactcccctcaaggcgaccttttctgtgaactgttttgcgactttttcttttgaactgttctgtaaccaaaggcggtggctgtttacgacccacgtcccttagaaacagctgttgccatgtaatcaaggaaagtccaaataaaagaatctttcgccagagcgtgctgaagACTGTACAAGAGCCAGGcgttttctcctcaattgagccaaattgtattctgtctctgtttaattctttgcttcttgtcttgtttaatagatgtcatcagtgtttgaacctgacagttaatatttgcttgcatgtcccttggcaagtttcactgcaataaggcgcttttggtagccatccacaagcttctgcttgaatttttgaccactcctcttggcaaaattggtgcagttcagctaaatgtgttggttttctgacatggacttgtttcttcagcattgtccacatgtttaagtcaggactttgggaagtccattctaaaaccttcattctagcctgatttagccattcctttaccgcatttgacgtgtgtttggggtcattgtcctgttggaacacccaactgcgcccatgacccacctccgggctgatgattttaacttgtcctgaagaatttggaggtaatcctcctttttcactgtcccatttactctctgtaaagcaccagttccattggcagcaaaacagagcataatactaccatgtggagggggggcgtggtcggcacgCTTGCTGCaggagcggggtgtgccagggccgGCTTCGAAACACAGCTGACCGGTgattagattgcccagctggggctggttatctaatcacctgttgtttTTATCAgcagcggccgggagcagaaggAGGAAGAGTGGTTGGAGAGACGTTGGAGCAAGCAAACCAGCGTGACGAGGACTGAAAAGTCGAGGGAGGTGATACAACTCGTCAACAATAACACTTTGTTGAACCCTGAACACCAGACTCCCGTGCAAGTGTGCGTGATCAGCAGAACCCACGAGAAGGCAACGTCTacataccaccaccatgcttgacggtgggaatggtgttcctgggattaaagggctcaccttttctcctccaaacatattgctgggtattgttgccaaacagctccatttttgtttcatctgaccacagaacttatctttgtccatgtgatgtcagatgaaacacaaatggagctgtttggacacaatacccagcaatatgtttggaggagaaaaggcgaggcctttaatcccaggagcaccatacctaccgtcaagcatggtggtggtagtattatgtcgatgcgccttataatccggtgcgctttatatatgaaaaaagctcaaaactagaccattcatcgacggtgcgccttgtatatgaaaaaatatgtaaaatagaccattcattggcggtGCGTCTTatatgcaccttatatatgaaaaaatagaccattcatcggcggtgcgccttataatccggtgcgctttatgtatgaaaaaatagaccattcatcgtcgctgcgccttataatccggtgcgcattaTATGTGAAAAAGAtgcaaaatagaccattcgtcggcggtgcgccttatatgcgccttatgtatgaaaaaatctaccattcatctgcggtgcgccttatatgcaccttatatatgaacaaatagacctttcatcggcggtgcgccttataatccggtgcgccttatgtatgaaaaagtAGACCATTCATTGTcgctgcgccttataacccggtgcgctttagATGTGAAAAAAGAtgcaaaatagaccattcatcggcggtgcgccttataatccggtgcgccttgtatatgaaaaaatattaaataaaatagaccattcatcgtcggtgcgccttataattcggtgcgccttatatatgataaaagattaaaaatagatcattcatcgctggtgcgcctaataatccggtgcgccatatatatgaaaaaagatgaaaaatagacCGTTCGTCGGCGGTGaatcttataatccggtgcgccttatgtgtgaaaaaagatgaaaaatagaccattcgtcggcggtgcgccttatttaTGAAAACATAgacccattcatcggcggtgcgcattatatatgaaaaaatagaccattcgtcggcggtgcgccttataatccggtgcgctttatatatgaaaaaagatgaaataaaatagaccattcat
Protein-coding sequences here:
- the LOC133645975 gene encoding pinopsin-like, producing the protein MDSTGTPWSSQVAPTIFPRVGYSIISFLMFITTVLTVFNNGLVNHPWDEHVHGVAAETGFFRQTVITRPLLNTVRTVVMNMRKEMMLGVSLLLGLVSLCTLTLLAYERYNAVCKPDASLKLGMRRSIKGLLFVWAFCLFWAVGPLLGWSGYGPEGVQTSCSLSWEERSWSNYSYLTLYTLMCFLFPVAVIIYCYSRVLASMRKLNRSVELQSGRSLQKENDHATSMVLTMVVAFFMCWLPYTALSVVVVVNPQLHIPPLVATMPMYFAKTSPVYNPIIYFLSNKQFRDGALEMLSCGRYIPHGSSTRVSINMRPLSRRRRLIPCSRINRHSKVLPL